The Neovison vison isolate M4711 chromosome 5, ASM_NN_V1, whole genome shotgun sequence genome includes a region encoding these proteins:
- the RPL38 gene encoding 60S ribosomal protein L38 — protein sequence MPRKIEEIKDFLLTARRKDAKSVKIKKNKDNVKFKVRCSRYLYTLVITDKEKAEKLKQSLPPGLAVKELK from the exons ATG CCTCGCAAAATCGAGGAGATCAAGGACTTCCTGCTCACGGCCCGGCGAAAGGACGCCAAGT CCGTCAAGATCAAGAAAAATAAGGACAATGTGAAGTTCAAAGTTCGGTGCAGCAGATACCTTTACACCCTGGTCATCACGGAcaaggagaaggcagagaaacTGAAGCAGTCCCTGCCCCCAG GTTTGGCGGTGAAGGAGCTGAAGTGA